In Xiphophorus maculatus strain JP 163 A chromosome 9, X_maculatus-5.0-male, whole genome shotgun sequence, the genomic window TCATAGCAGCATAGTTTGTGTTAAGTGGCACAACTAAAAACTTTAATAGATAAAGGAAGCCAGAAAGCAAAAATCGAATGTTATTTTTGACTTCGACAGTAGTAGAACAGCAATTTCTAGCTTTTATGACTGATTGCAGCtccatttagtttataaatataaatgtttcaattGGTTGTCAGCAACCAAAAATAtagttaaatatatttagtaCTAGGATTCCTGTCTTTTAGTATTCATTAAACTGGTCTTATTGCAAAAGTGCTGTTGTAAAAGTGTTTTAGTGTtgaatatgtaataaaaactgCTGGCTGGTGAAAGATTTAGAGCCTTGaaactgaatatattttcataataatcAGGCTGTAgaccagatttttttcctttttctaacTTTAGCTCTTTagtaatcataaaaatatttaaaagattagACTGCTACTTGTAaatgtgttcagttttaaaaatgttgttaaaagttTTGATAAGATGCAGCAGTAAATGaacttttcacagctttttgttactgtttatatcaatttgcatatttttgtgctAAGTAGGTAGccgaaaatgacacaaaacaggCTGATGACAGCATATTTTTCACCAGTGTATACATTTAACCActgagcaaacaaaaacagggTTTACAGTTCTgttcattctgtgtttttgatgaaaTACAAACCGTTAGCTGTTGCTAAAAAGCCtcatttattgcaaaaactGGACTCTAGAGATCACTGGATGTCCAAGTCAGAATACTGGTTTCCAGGtgaattttgttgatttttttccaattttgactttggAATCTTTTAGTAGGAGTTTTAACAAACCtattaagagaaaaataatggaATTGGATAAATATAATTAGTTCGTTTTGCCTTGAAAGTTGGAGCACAAATGTTGGAATTACGCCTCAGTTAAATGTGTTGCTGTGGAAAGTCTGCTGCTAACAATTATTAGTAATAACAGCTTAAACAACATATTGATCTACACTGAAAGACAATCAAATTGTCAGAGGTGCTAATAAAGAGTTTTTACCAGCAATGTTCACTTTGTTTTCAACACACTGCAGTCATGTTGGAATTGAAATGCTCAGAAAAGTCTTAATTTGCAAGTTTGAGTTCTGTCTTTTGGGGAAGttcttgtttaattttcaaagttttaataaaaaaaacagtatttgaCAGTTAGACTGTAATACAGTCACATTAGAAGAATATTGGCACTACAAGGTTGACACAAGTTATGTAAATGAGACCTATTGCTCTTCCTTGCAGTCTGAACTCAACGTAATGCATAATTATAGAACCgtaaatctttgaaaagcagaagtagaacctcctgcacaaccaacaagaatgcagcaagtggtttctggatgttacgtaagtcaataaaaaaactgttgtcttttccagcagccattgtacagcacatacagagGTAAAACCAACTGAACAaactggagctctgcttgggttcTGGGGTTTCTATAGGTACTGGGttgtgcctgctgatttgtgatgtttcATTGAGAAGGTTTAGAAACGACTCatttttccagacaccaaacaCATTAACTTATTACCATAAGATGGCTGGATGGTTTTATTAATGGCttgtgctgtttttagaagaagtAGAGAGAAtggaacaacaaaaacatgcaaattatgAATTTAGTATAAAAGGTCCCCTTTAAAACTTAGCAATGGGTTTTGAAACTCAAAGCCAAAATTTGTTCTATGTTGTgtaagaaaatagttttttgttattgcagctaataaagaaaactgacttttgttaaaaaacaaaaccaaacctcCTACCCTGACTGAGATCAGCTCGTGAAACAGCGATGCTTTCTCCCTCTTGCTCTCAGGAGGTTTGGTGTTGTCCTTCATCATGTGGCCCCATCTGGTACCGACCGATTGACCGGTTTCTGAGCTCAGTCTGACCTCGGCTCCTGGACCTGGCTTTGCTGGGCAAATGGCTGACCGTTCCCTCTTCAGTCGCTCGATTTGTTGTCGGAGAATTGCTTCCCGGTCTGCTGGATCTGGAGTTCTGTGGCGTTAACAGATTTCGACTTGTTAATATATATATGCGTCTTGTCTATATTTCTGCATCCTGACAAACGTCACCTGTGCCTCGTGTGACTCTGGGTTTCCTCTGTGACTCCAGCTGTGCAGAAGGAGGTGGATAACTCCTCAGTTCCCATCTCCGGGTTCTGAGCTGTTTGCTGCATGTCACACACAGGCTCTGGTTGGAGGAAAATGCGTGATTCAGAatcacagtatttttatttatttttttgcataaaacgTGATGATCACCTGCTGAGTGTATCTGCAGAGAGGGGCTTTGCTGCAGCTTGGCTTCATAAAGAAACAGCAGCTCGCCGTAGGCCTCCTCACACTCCTCACTGTCGGACAACAAACACAGGACAGAACCTCTACTCAAAATATTTGTGCTGGCaagtttaaatgttaatgtgtCAGATGTTGATGATAAATACCAGTATCTAAGAGCCATCTGCAGGGCAGAGCAGTCAGACTCCAGTCGGCACAGTTTCAGGCTGATCTGCTCCGAATCCGCCTTCCTTCGCTCCAGAGCCGCAGTCAGACGCTCGTTTCTGGCCTTCAGCCTCTCAATGCATCTGAGACAACAGGAGGCCAGATTTAAAGCTTTTAACTGGGTATGGATGATATATCGGCATTAACATCGGTATTAGTGATGATAGTGATGCTTTACCACGTCAGTATCAGTAAAACTAGGCCAATATTAACAACTAAGTGATGCAACTCAGGATTTGGGGAGTTTAAAGCAGAGAAGAAACGTCAGCAGACATTTTTTCACAGTGTCAACAGGGAAATATAGACAGCTCTGGAAAATATGAAGAGCCCagtgcactgaaccccattgaaaaccttctggtttttccaccaaatattgatttctgaactcttcctgagttaaaacatttgtattgttgttttctttgcactATTTGCGGTCTGAatgcactgcatctttttcgttatttcgacaatttctcattttctgtaaataaatattacatttttgcttggaatttcagagacatgttgtcagtagttcatagaataaaagaacaatgttcattttactcaaatatacacctataaaaagtaaaatcagagaaactgatcattttaagtggtctctgaATTTCTTCCAGAGCTGTAGATACAATATATgatataaaatattggtaaataccGGTTATTAGTCATATGAGGCATATTACTGTCGAATATCGGTACAGTAATTGGTGTtcctagaaaaaacaaactttttgacaaaaaacggctgggtgtttttttaagcatttgggttctttttagaagcagtaaaaaCCCAGAGCTTTTTTTCCCAGAGCTGTAGGCTATGTCATGCATTAACATGACACACAGCTCATTAGTTGAGGTCTTTAATATGGAAGATTTCCCCAAATGTTTCACATGTTAACACACATCATACTTCCTATATGTAAAACACATGTTCACATGTTTCTACAAGACCAACCAACCTGTCTTTCAGTGTCAGTTTACAGCTGCTGTTCAGTGTTTTGCTCTGGCTTGTTTCTGATAAGTCTTGGTCTCACCTGTTCAGTCTGTCGGTCTCTGATTCCAGGCTGATGGGGCTGAGGCAGGGACTGCTCGGGGTTACGCAGCCCAGCGGAGTCCCGTCCCCACCCAAAGACAGAGGAGTCGCAGCTCTGGACGTTCTTCTGTGGAGTAAAGGTGAACCGGGGTAGGAAGGAGGCGGTCGGTCCTGACTGAGAGCTCCTGAAGGAGGCCGGTATGAAGGAGAAAACCTGTCAGACCTCCAGGCCTTGTGGAGACCAGCCAGGTGGAGCACCTAAAAAATCCCAACTCAATTTATTCTGATTCTAAAAACTGTAGAGTTAAAGCAAtgaaacaagataaaaacattttccccaccttgtttttctcatcttccaGTGAGTAAATGTTACTTGgagctctctgcagctcttcatTGTGACTCGGCGTGTTGTTCCTGAGAACAGATTGGTGTTTTTCCAGATCCAACAAGTCGTTCAGGTTCTGGTCCTTCGGCATTCCCACAGAACATGAAATCCCAAAGTCTCTTTCCATCTCCTCCAGCATCTACAACCAGCGgaatatatttacaaaactCACCGGTATTTGTTTAAATTCACAGCTGtaataacaaatatttcaacCAGAGGTGGGTAAAAAACCAAGAAATGTACTCAAGGTGAAGTAGCACTACTTTAACGTatttgtactcaagtaaaagtaaaaaagtatttggtaaaaaggctaCTCAAGTAACTGGTCAAAACATCAatcagttaatatttaaaaatgacatcatcagacagaTCAAAATAcagttatgtggaaattttttggtattttagatcaaaattaaaataatttatatcaataacacaattacaaaacaattcaaaaacaacatttctttaaaaatgagacttaaataaaaactgcaggagtgtctggtgaatttttggttaaaacaaacttgttctGGATTCAGTGAAGTCACTCAcagaatatataaatataaagtagagtatccaaaatatttttgaacaagtaagagcagcaatatttcataataatgttactcaagtaaaagtaaaaagtaaatcgCAGTAAAAATACTCCACATTTCTTTCAAAACTTTACTCAactaaatgtaactgagtaactgtaactagttactacccaactctgatgTCAGGttaaatgttagaaatgtttCCCTGTAGTTCATCACCTGTGTGGCTTTGGTCCAGTTCTCCTGAGCTGCTCTCAGGTGCTCCGTGTCCTTGTTCTGGTCGGAGGCTGTGATTGGAGCGGCCCACGTCCTTCTGAAGCTGATCGAGTCCTCCACTGATGATAAAACCTCCTGCAGCTGCGTCCAGACGACACCGCCGCCCTCTAGCGGGTAAAGAGTAGAGGTGCAGTAACGTTTAAAAACCCTCAGCTCAACTTTATGAATCTTTAGCTCAAATTTAGGGGCTTTTGTAGTAATAACTTTTTACCAGAAAGGATATGggaatgtttttatgtaaaagagaCAAAACTAATGAGTTCTATAATAGGCACAGatagtatttaatatttttctttttagccgTTTAgggtttgctttgtttttgtgacatacTTTTCTTTACAATAGCAGTTTTCTAATGTTCAAACcccttaaaaatagaaataaacttaTTTCTGATGCTtaatttcaagtaaaaaaatttttatagaGTATTTTATAGTTATAGTACAGTGTTTTATAACGGTAACTGTATGTAACCATTTTTGCTCAAACTACTCTCTCTGTAAGAGGATCCACAATTTGGAACTCACTCCCTGttaatttaaaatctataaCCAGcttcaatatgttaaaaaaaacccaacaaaactcTGTCTATGAAAAAACCCAGCGTGGTATCCATatctaatgtttattttttattgtcatgtttttaattccttcatactgattaaaaaaaatactagttacattagcagattatttgacTTATAACGAGACATTTTTCCTACGTGATAAGTGAACTAATCTGCTAGTGGAGCTAATACTTTCTAAATCAAtgttaaggatttaaaacaaccttctgtatcttgctgaaattaACTTGtatgttaattttgtcttattagATACTTGCAGTACAAACTAAATCAGAActacttggtaaaatgttgtgtttttgcagcaagaaggtcttgaGCTCAAATTCTGACTGaacttttctgcctttttcctcccacagtccaacaTCATGTCTGTTAACTGGTCTCTTTACATTCCCTTTGGGTATGACTTGATCAATGTATGATTGTTGTGTCTATACAGTACAGGGTCATGAATAGGCAAAAAAGTCtgttg contains:
- the LOC102220524 gene encoding uncharacterized protein LOC102220524 isoform X1; its protein translation is MEDSKRSRCNSLDTSSLFNKDVLSHGDFVTFDLEASEPLIGHEPTPAEVAQCEAEVSTLLSIIADLNKKMGSLKAPSDPGDMRPPRPSRPLVPPDLLSHRLLRRSPESSSASAAASKHPTTNQEGGGVVWTQLQEVLSSVEDSISFRRTWAAPITASDQNKDTEHLRAAQENWTKATQMLEEMERDFGISCSVGMPKDQNLNDLLDLEKHQSVLRNNTPSHNEELQRAPSNIYSLEDEKNKVLHLAGLHKAWRSDRFSPSYRPPSGALSQDRPPPSYPGSPLLHRRTSRAATPLSLGGDGTPLGCVTPSSPCLSPISLESETDRLNRCIERLKARNERLTAALERRKADSEQISLKLCRLESDCSALQMALRYCEECEEAYGELLFLYEAKLQQSPSLQIHSAEPVCDMQQTAQNPEMGTEELSTSFCTAGVTEETQSHTRHRTPDPADREAILRQQIERLKRERSAICPAKPGPGAEVRLSSETGQSVGTRWGHMMKDNTKPPESKREKASLFHELISVREEMSDLRALIRLKEKELRCLEWGLMGQKSQEAAGVFIPENLRDEAEDRKTEQTFGENATKAVSDGETTSSLTRPILKELQAVLQREQALKRRLAMVHDSLNSALADGAPHRKDNAEQIARLTQAHSKALSSYRQIRRKYREQVWRLEQKVAAMMESQHSQSEAAKAAEEGAEWRKEETIL
- the LOC102220524 gene encoding uncharacterized protein LOC102220524 isoform X2, which produces MGSLKAPSDPGDMRPPRPSRPLVPPDLLSHRLLRRSPESSSASAAASKHPTTNQEGGGVVWTQLQEVLSSVEDSISFRRTWAAPITASDQNKDTEHLRAAQENWTKATQMLEEMERDFGISCSVGMPKDQNLNDLLDLEKHQSVLRNNTPSHNEELQRAPSNIYSLEDEKNKVLHLAGLHKAWRSDRFSPSYRPPSGALSQDRPPPSYPGSPLLHRRTSRAATPLSLGGDGTPLGCVTPSSPCLSPISLESETDRLNRCIERLKARNERLTAALERRKADSEQISLKLCRLESDCSALQMALRYCEECEEAYGELLFLYEAKLQQSPSLQIHSAEPVCDMQQTAQNPEMGTEELSTSFCTAGVTEETQSHTRHRTPDPADREAILRQQIERLKRERSAICPAKPGPGAEVRLSSETGQSVGTRWGHMMKDNTKPPESKREKASLFHELISVREEMSDLRALIRLKEKELRCLEWGLMGQKSQEAAGVFIPENLRDEAEDRKTEQTFGENATKAVSDGETTSSLTRPILKELQAVLQREQALKRRLAMVHDSLNSALADGAPHRKDNAEQIARLTQAHSKALSSYRQIRRKYREQVWRLEQKVAAMMESQHSQSEAAKAAEEGAEWRKEETIL